A segment of the Candidatus Eisenbacteria bacterium genome:
GGACCGTGACGGTCCGGCTCTGTCCCAGCGACAAGTTGTAGCTGCCGTCTCCGGAGAGGATCCGGTAGTCGTCGCACGCTTCGCTCACGACGCCGGCGATGCTGCCGCACCCCTCGTTCGTGATCGTGAACGAGAGGTCCTTCCATTGTCCGAGGGAGACGGATCCGAAGTCGATGCTCTCGGTCGAGACGACACAGCCGGTTCCGCCCCCGGACCCCGCGCAGGAGAGATCCGGGCACTGGGGATTGCCCGTCTCGATCAGGCAGCTTCGCGTGCCGCAGCCCTGGGGGGCGAAGCGGACGACGACGCGCACGGAGTCTCCATTCTCGAGGCTGTATTGGCCGCCCCCGGCCACGATCTCGTAGTCGGTGCACGATTCGGTCACGCTCCCCGCGACCGCGGCGCAGCCGTCGTTCTTGATCGTGAAGTCAAGCTCCGCGGAGCCGCCAAGCTCCACAACTCCGAAGTCGAGGCCCGACGGCGAGAGGATGCATCCGCCACCCCCGCCCAGGCCCGCGCACGCGACGTCGGCGCACCCGTCGTTCCCCGTCTCGATCGTGCAGGCCGCCGCGCCGCACAGGCTCGGGGTGAAGCGCAGCGTGACGTTTCTGAATTGCCCCGAGGGGATGCTATAGAAGCCTCCGCCGCCGACGATCTCGAAGTCGGGGCACGACTCGGACGGCGTTCCCTCGAGGGGATCGCATCCGTCGTTCAGGATCTGGAAGATGAGGTCGGCCGATTCGCCGATCGGGACCGTGCCGAAGTCGAGGGTCGTGGCGCTCACCGAGCAGCCCTCACCGCCGGCCGAGCCCGTGCAGCCGACATCGGCGCAGATGGCGTTGCCCGTCTCGATGAGGCAGGTCTCCGTTCCGCAATCGACCGGCGTGAAGCGTACCGTCACCTGCCGCGATCCGCCCGGAGCGAGAGTGTAGCTTCCGAGCCCGGCAACGATCTCGTACTCCGGGCACGACTCGCTGACCGTTCCCGAGAGAGCGCTCGTGCCGCTGTTGGTGATCGTGAAGCTGCGGTCCGCCGACTCCCAGACGGCGAGCGAACCGAAATCGAGGCTCGTCGGCTCGATCCTGCAACCCGGACCGGTGCCGACGCCCGTGCCGAGACATGAGACGCTCACGCACGCAGGGAATCCGGCGTCGATCGTGCAGGTCCGCGCGCCGGCCGCGGAGGGCCGAAAGCGGACCGTGACGGAACGCATCGCCCCGGGCGCCAGGGAGTAGCTGCCCCCGCCCGAGACAAGCGTGAAGTCCCGGCACGTCATGGCCACGGAATCGATCAGGGCGTCGCATCCTCGGTTGGTGATCGTGAAGGTCAGGTCGGCGAACTGTCCCACCGCAACGCTGCCGAAGTCCAGGCGCGTCGGCGACACGAAGCAGTCGGCGAGCGTGCCGCTTCCGACGCACGCCAGGCTCCCGCAGAGGTCGTTGCCCATGTCGATTGCGCAGCTTCGCGTGTAACACTGCTGGGGCGTGAAACGGACCGGGACCGCAAGGCTCTCCCCTGGTTGGAGAGCGTAGGCCGCGTTCTGCAGGGCGATCGCGAACTCGGGGCAGTCCGCCGAGACGGTTCCGCTGAGCGTCGCGCAACCGTCGTTCCTCAGGAGGACGATGCGTTCGGATGTGGCGCCGAGCGACACGGATCCGAAGTCGATCTGCGGAGGCTCCACGGCGCAGAAGCCGCCAGTGCCCGCGCCCGCGCATGCGACCTCGGGGCAGGCGGCGTGGCCGAGATCGAGGATGCACTCGACCGATCCGCATCGGGAAGGAGTGAAGCGCACGGTCACCTGGCGGCTCTGGCCTCCGACCAAGGTGAAGTCGCCTCCGCCGCTGACAACGGCGAACGCCCCGCAGTTCGACGCTATCCGTCCGTTCAGGCCCTCGCAGCCGGTGTTCGTGATCGTGAAGGACCGGTCCGCGTGGGATCCCAGGCCCACCGATCCGAAGTCGATCGCAGGTGTGGACAGCGAGCAACCCAGCCCGCCTCCGACGCCGAAGCAAGCGACATCGGTGTCCGGGGTCGGTCCCGTCGTAACCGCGCAGCTCCGCGGCCCGCAGCCGGAAGGCGCAAACCGCACGCTGACGGTTCTGATCTCGCCTGACGCGAGCGCATAGTCCCCCTGCCCCGCGACCAGAACGAAGTCGGCGCAGCTCGCTGAGACTGTCCCGTCCAGGGTCCCGCCTCCCGCGTTCTTGACCGTGAAGCTCCGCGTCGCGGACTGCCCGGGTTCTATGGCGCCGAACTCGAGGGTGTCAGCGGAGATCTCGAGGAGGGGCGGTGGATCGATCCCCTGGCCGCGGCAGATCAGGCGGCCGCAATCGGCGCCCGTCTGGACCGTGCACGCGGACGCGCCCGTCCGAGCGGGGGCGAAGCGCACCGAGACGGCCCGGCTTTGCCCTCCGGCCAGACTGAATGCCCCGCCGCCGGACATGACCGTGAAATCGTCGCACGCTTCGCTCACGCTCCCCGCGAGCGTCCCGCCTCCCTTGTTGGCGATCGTGAAGGCGAGATCACGAGAGGCGCCGATCGCGACTCGCTGGAAGTCGAGCGTGTCCGGGAGCAGATCGCATATCGGCGTGGAAGGGGGCTCCTTCACGGAATCGTCGCCTTCGCAGGCGGCGAGCGCCAGGATCACGAGCAGGGCGAGAAGCCGCCATTTCCGCTCCGCGAGCCGTCTCACGTCGACCTCCTCGGGGCGCCGGCCAATCGGCGGCTGCCCGGTCCGCGCCCGTCGCGCTCAGCCCCCACGGGCAGGGATCTTAGATCACGGTGGCTCCGCCGGCCACCAGGGATCGCGCCTCGGGCAACCGAGGATCCCTGCCGTCTCTCGCGCCCCGCTATGTTCGCGTTCGCGGCGCGGGGCGCGAGAGGCGGCAGGAATCGCTCAAACCTCAGGGCACGCTTGCGCACATCCGGGGTCCGACCAAACCCGTCTGGATCTTCCTGGGCACATCTGAGATACTCCCTTGGCGCGTCCGCTGCGTCCGCGTGGGCTCCGGGTCCTGAGAAGATCTGTGCGCCCCCGGCGCTGGAGGTATGGGGATGCCGGGCTTCCTGATTCGGTTCATCGTGAGCGTCTTCGCGCTTGGGTTCACGGCCGCCATCGTTCGAGGGATCGACATCACCGGCGAGAGCGACTTCCAGAGGGCGATCTCCCTCGGAGCGGCCGCGCTCGTACTGGGGATTCTGAACGCGATCATCCGCCCGATCCTGGTCCTTCTCACCCTTCCGATCACGCTCGTCACGCTGGGGCTCTTCGTCTTCGTGTTGAACGCCGCGATGATCTGGCTCACATCTCGAGTGGTTGAAGGTTTCGAGGTGCGCGGATTCGGCGCCGCCCTCTTCGGCGCGATTCTCATGACCGTGATCTCCTTCGTCCTCAACCGATTCGTGAAGGATCGCAACGAGAAGACCCGCAGGTGACCGATCCCGCTCGCGGAGGGCGAGCGAAGCGGGCCACCGCGGAACGCGGAGCGCCGTCCTGCCGCTACGCGCGGGCCTCGCGCGACGCCGCCAGAACGTCCTTGAGAAGGAGATCGAGCAGGCTATCGTCGCACCGCGGGTGCAGGATCACCGCCCGCAGAACGCGCCTTCCGCGGTAAAGCGGCATCGAGAGCCATCCGTGGCCGCGGCGCGCGACCTCCAGCTGCACCGCGCTCTGCGCCTCGTCCATGAGGCCGGGATCGGCTGTCGGATCGATGCCGGGGGGGATCGCGCGGAAACAGACTATGTTCAGATTCGGCCTCGCGATCAGCTCCAGCCCGGGCGTCGCCTCGATGCGGTCCGCCAGCCGGCTCGCCGCCTCGACCTGCGTTTCGATCAGCCGCGCCATGTAGTCCGTGCCGAGATGCTCGAGCGTCAACCAGAGCTTCAAGACATCGACGCGACGCGTTCCCTGAATCGTGTACTCGCCGAGGTTCGGATGCGAATCGTCTCCGCCCTCGCGGCCATAGAGGAACGGCTCGCGTACCGTCGTCTCGAGGATCTGCCCGTCACGGAAGAGGATCGAGGCGCAGGTCTTCGGGACATAGAGCCACTTCTGCGGATTCCAGGTGATCGAATCGGCCGTTTCGCAGCCGCGGAGTCGGCTCCGCAGCTTCTTGGAGAGGATCAGGCTCCCGCCATAGGCGGCGTCCACGTGGAACCAGAGCCCGTGCCGGCGGGCGATGGCCCCGATCTCGTCGAGGGGTTCGATCGTCCCTGTGACGGTCGTGCCCGCCACGCCCACCACGCAGAAGGGGCGCAGCCCTTCTCCGCGAGCGCGGAGGATCACCTCCTCAAGGACTCTCGGATCGATGCGATGACTGTCGCCGCTTTGCACGAGAACCGCCCCCCGGCGGCCGATGCCGAGGAGGTTCGCTGCCTTCAGGAATGAGTAGTGGGCGTGCTCGCTGGCCAGCAGAACGAGTCGGCCTTCAGGGGAGGCGAGGCCTTCTCGGGCCGCTCCCCTGTCGCCGACGTGGTTTCGCGCGACCCAGATCGCCTGGATGTTGGCGAGAGTTCCCCCGCTGACGAGCAAGCCGCGCGCGGCGTCGCCCCATCCGAACGCGCCGGTCGCCCACCTGAGGAGCCGGTCTTCCATCGCGGTGAAGACGAGCGACATTTCGTAGGAGAGCATGTTGTTGTTGCAGGCGGAAATGAGCGCGTCTGAGAAGATGCCCACCGCCGACGCCAGGGAGTCCATGTGTCCCACGTATCCGGGATGCGCGGGATTCAGGGTGCGATCGAGGATCTCGGTCCTTACGATCTCGATCAGCTCGTAGGGATCGCGGCCTTCGAGCGACGGCGTGTACGGTCCACGGAGCAGGTCGGGGACGGGAAGTTCCTCCGGCACCGGCGGATGCGAGCCGGCCTTCGCCGCCGCCTCCACCAGGAGATCGATGAAGCGGTACCCCAGTTGGCGAACCTCATCGAGGTTCGAGCCATCGGGCTCGATGAAGCGCAACCGATCCCTTGCTGTCGTCAAACTGCCTCCGACGGCGGATCGATCCAGATGCCGCGCTCGCGGATGAGGTCGATCAGACGATCGACCGCCTCCTCCTCGCGGATCGCCTGCCGCACGCGTTCGCGGCCGACATAGAGATCGACTCTGCCGGGCGCGCTGCCGACATACCCGAAGTCGGCATCCGCCATTTCACCCGGCCCGTTCACCACGCAGCCCATGATCGCGATCCTGGTCCCGCTCAAGTGCGCCGTCTTCTCCCGGATGCGTCTCGTCGTCTCCAGCAGATCGAACTGGGTGCGACCGCAGGAAGGGCATGCGATGAACTCGGCGCGCGTGAGACGGAGCCTGCATCCCTGGAGGATTGTATAGGCGAGCCGCACGGGGTCGATAGGAAGATCGCCGCCCGGGCCGGTCATCGGGGGGGACGGCATCCCCGGGATGCACAGGCCATCCCCGATTCCGTCCAGGAGGATGCTCCCGCCGGCCATCGCGGCTCCATAGGGATCGAGCGGAAGTTCGATGAAGATCGGGATCCCGCGCGTGCTCTCGTCCTGGTCGATGGCGGCCGCGACGGCCCGGGCCGCGCGAACGATACCCCGGCCGGCAAGAAGGATCGCCACCGAGTCGCATCCTTCCGCGAGGCAGACGCGCGCGTGCGCGAGGCATTCGCTCGCCACCCTCGCGGGCCATGCCGGCTCCACTCCGTCAGAGTCCTCCGGCTCGATCCGCAGGCGGAGGGGTTTACGCCGGCGCGCGCAGAGCCGCGCGAGGATCGCGAGCTTCCCATCGCCGCCCCGATCGCTCGATCGGGGGCGCGCCCCCACGGCGGCGATCCAGGGAAGGAAGGGCTCGATCGCGTGGATCTCGCGCGGAGCGCGCAGGTCCCACTCCATCACGATCGGGATCCCCGGCGCGCTGGAGCGGATCGCATCGGCGAAGGCGGCGAAGGGCTCGATCCGCGCGCTCGGCAGATCGCAGGGAGGGAGGGCGAGCGAGAGGATCTCCGCGACGGCTCTCGGGGCCGCGGGGTCGGAGGACCGGATCACCCCGAGCGCTTCCTCGACGGCGGGCCGCGCCCCGTCTGGACCCCACGGGGGTGTCGCGATCCGCGCCTCCACGCGCGGCGGAGCGCCCGAGCCGCAGGCAAGGAGATCGAGAGGAAAAGGACGGGTCGCTCGTCGCGCGAGCGGGGGATCGGGTGGCGGTCTCCAATCTCCCTCGGCCGGCGCCGCCGGGCGGCCGGCCGCTTCGAGAATCCTCGAGCAGGCATCGATCTCGAATTCGGAGTCCTCCGTGAGCGAGACACGGATCGTGTCCCCGATCCCGTCGAGCAGGAGCGCTCCGATGCCGATGGCGCTCTTGACCCGCCCCTCGATCCCTCCGCCCGCCTCGGTCACTCCGAGATGGATCGGATAGT
Coding sequences within it:
- a CDS encoding phage holin family protein is translated as MPGFLIRFIVSVFALGFTAAIVRGIDITGESDFQRAISLGAAALVLGILNAIIRPILVLLTLPITLVTLGLFVFVLNAAMIWLTSRVVEGFEVRGFGAALFGAILMTVISFVLNRFVKDRNEKTRR
- a CDS encoding aminotransferase class V-fold PLP-dependent enzyme gives rise to the protein MTTARDRLRFIEPDGSNLDEVRQLGYRFIDLLVEAAAKAGSHPPVPEELPVPDLLRGPYTPSLEGRDPYELIEIVRTEILDRTLNPAHPGYVGHMDSLASAVGIFSDALISACNNNMLSYEMSLVFTAMEDRLLRWATGAFGWGDAARGLLVSGGTLANIQAIWVARNHVGDRGAAREGLASPEGRLVLLASEHAHYSFLKAANLLGIGRRGAVLVQSGDSHRIDPRVLEEVILRARGEGLRPFCVVGVAGTTVTGTIEPLDEIGAIARRHGLWFHVDAAYGGSLILSKKLRSRLRGCETADSITWNPQKWLYVPKTCASILFRDGQILETTVREPFLYGREGGDDSHPNLGEYTIQGTRRVDVLKLWLTLEHLGTDYMARLIETQVEAASRLADRIEATPGLELIARPNLNIVCFRAIPPGIDPTADPGLMDEAQSAVQLEVARRGHGWLSMPLYRGRRVLRAVILHPRCDDSLLDLLLKDVLAASREARA
- a CDS encoding choice-of-anchor D domain-containing protein produces the protein MRRLAERKWRLLALLVILALAACEGDDSVKEPPSTPICDLLPDTLDFQRVAIGASRDLAFTIANKGGGTLAGSVSEACDDFTVMSGGGAFSLAGGQSRAVSVRFAPARTGASACTVQTGADCGRLICRGQGIDPPPLLEISADTLEFGAIEPGQSATRSFTVKNAGGGTLDGTVSASCADFVLVAGQGDYALASGEIRTVSVRFAPSGCGPRSCAVTTGPTPDTDVACFGVGGGLGCSLSTPAIDFGSVGLGSHADRSFTITNTGCEGLNGRIASNCGAFAVVSGGGDFTLVGGQSRQVTVRFTPSRCGSVECILDLGHAACPEVACAGAGTGGFCAVEPPQIDFGSVSLGATSERIVLLRNDGCATLSGTVSADCPEFAIALQNAAYALQPGESLAVPVRFTPQQCYTRSCAIDMGNDLCGSLACVGSGTLADCFVSPTRLDFGSVAVGQFADLTFTITNRGCDALIDSVAMTCRDFTLVSGGGSYSLAPGAMRSVTVRFRPSAAGARTCTIDAGFPACVSVSCLGTGVGTGPGCRIEPTSLDFGSLAVWESADRSFTITNSGTSALSGTVSESCPEYEIVAGLGSYTLAPGGSRQVTVRFTPVDCGTETCLIETGNAICADVGCTGSAGGEGCSVSATTLDFGTVPIGESADLIFQILNDGCDPLEGTPSESCPDFEIVGGGGFYSIPSGQFRNVTLRFTPSLCGAAACTIETGNDGCADVACAGLGGGGGCILSPSGLDFGVVELGGSAELDFTIKNDGCAAVAGSVTESCTDYEIVAGGGQYSLENGDSVRVVVRFAPQGCGTRSCLIETGNPQCPDLSCAGSGGGTGCVVSTESIDFGSVSLGQWKDLSFTITNEGCGSIAGVVSEACDDYRILSGDGSYNLSLGQSRTVTVRFEPTACGTRTCTIETGSTICSDVSCAGMGGGSSCGLSTTSLDFGTVAVGEVLDRGFTITNSGCAALTGSVSETCDDYEIASGAGDYALNPGQSRAVTVRFRPTECGAKACTIETGNSLCSDVSCSGAGGGSLCSVSPTTLDFGTIAVGSSVDRSFTITNAGCTSWSGTVAESCVDYDVVSGGGFFTLAAGAQRQVTVRFAPTSCGPKNCGIDTGSALCADVQCAGVAAGIDCDVDPTALDFGTVAIGLSDDRSFTITNTGCEPLAGSVSEDWPDYEIISGGGAFNLAAGQTRNATVRFTPTVCGQRTCAVQTGQPLCSGVSCVGIGSFPSPVIVHPVADAMVSSGFPDSTGCAVILDRVGWDTAEPGELRTLLRFDLSAIPAQATVLQARLDLFADGCLPPPPDTTLAVYVSRIDGSWSECGVTWNTIPAITPLACSYALGCGTPHLYSIECSPLIPLVQQWIGTPSANRGILLQPSAVAVDGAVNIRSHRFGTDPPTLRVWFSCP